TACAGCTTCTTCTGTGCTTCTCTCACCAGTCATCTTACTCAGAGGTGTGTCGACAACATTCTCAGCAATCTTTGGTTCTCCCGGCTTCTCATTTTCCTCACTTATGTTTCTATCCTGAACCTCCTTTTTGTAGTCCGCCTTCGCCTTTTCATCTCCCATAGTTTTTGGTGGAATTTCATCCCTACCCTTTTGAGGTTTGGGCTCACTTGCAGCACTACTCAACGCGATCACCCTCTTCTCATCCCTTTGTGCCTTTGGCTCTGGAACAGCTACTTGGGGGTCTTTAGCAGCAGTAGCAATAGCTGTTTGGTGAATGGCATCCTGACCCTTTTGTAAATTGGGCTCGACAGCAGGTTTTTGAGTTGGAGGAGCAGCTACTCGGGGGTCTTTAGATGGAATACTTATCTTATCCTTTTGTTTTTCGTCTCGGGCAGCAGTAGCAGCAGGTTTTTGAGATGGAGGAGCACGTATCTGGTCCTTCTCTTTCAAAGGAACCTTGTCGTCCTCCAAGACTTTCTGTGGCTTTGCCTCAGTAGCAGCAGCAGCTTTTGGCTTTGTCTCTTGGATTGGCTTGGCTGCAGCCGCTGCTTCTTTAGGATCTACTTTTGGGACTTCCTTTGGCAATGTAATGGTAAGAACGCCATTGTGAAACTTTCCATGAATTTTACTTTCGTGGCAATTTTGTGGAAGAGGAAAGGTTTCGTTGAAACGGCTCCATCTGTTGTTGCCAAGGGGTCGTTGTCCATGGACCCTGATCACACCAGGGGCGTGCACAAATGTAATCCTTACTTGCTCTTTCAAAAAACCTGCAAATAATAAACAATACAGAAAGCAATTGATAATTCTAACACACAAGCTACAAATTTAATTGGGGTAGTTTGAACTATATTAAAAAGTAACAGACCAGGAAGTTGAACATATATGATGTGAGCTTCAGGTTCTTCCTTCAATTCAAACTGGGGCCGGAAATCCTCATAAGTGGGACGAATGGATTGTCTTGGACGTGTATTAGTAGCACCAACGCGTTGCCTCATAGCCATCAATCtctctttgtttctttgttttggttcTCTATCTTACTTCCCTTGTTAATTTGCATCAGGTTCTAcgttgtatatatatacatgagaGTAAGTATTGGGTTTTCTTATGAATGACACTATTCCTTTTTTGCTGATTTGGTTTTGTGGTGTTTTACAAGCTAGGCTAGGCTTCTATGTGTATCCCTGCCCCTGGGTCATCTACCAGGTATAACGTCTTCTACAAACAAATTCGAAGTTGGCAGCTGGCCAGCGGCTGCATGCTTAAACCCTCAAATTGAAACGATGGAGTAAATTATTTCAGTTTGTTCTCTACAGTTGGAAAAAGATTCAATTTTCGGAGGTCAAAGTGCAGATTTTGTTCTTCTCAGTACAAAAGTGGAGTGCAGTAACATATTTGATTAATAAAAACTACGTTTCAAACTGGAATTAATTGCAAACCCTACGTGTttgtgtatgtatgtatgtataggGAGAATCTTTCTAGcacaaaaaacttttttttaggTTCTCAATGTGGTACTTTAACTTGAAGAATTTCAATCCGTCGTGATGATGAATGGGGTTTCGTCCCCAATAAAATTGCATTGTGTCCGAACTAATCAATTTTTAGGCAAACtgtatttaaaaataatatttgcAATGGTTAACTATTACTGTATACAGTGATCGTCTAAATAAACTTCCCTCTGTCTCATCTTTACAAAA
This portion of the Rosa chinensis cultivar Old Blush chromosome 1, RchiOBHm-V2, whole genome shotgun sequence genome encodes:
- the LOC112173075 gene encoding inactive protein RESTRICTED TEV MOVEMENT 2; the encoded protein is MAMRQRVGATNTRPRQSIRPTYEDFRPQFELKEEPEAHIIYVQLPGFLKEQVRITFVHAPGVIRVHGQRPLGNNRWSRFNETFPLPQNCHESKIHGKFHNGVLTITLPKEVPKVDPKEAAAAAKPIQETKPKAAAATEAKPQKVLEDDKVPLKEKDQIRAPPSQKPAATAARDEKQKDKISIPSKDPRVAAPPTQKPAVEPNLQKGQDAIHQTAIATAAKDPQVAVPEPKAQRDEKRVIALSSAASEPKPQKGRDEIPPKTMGDEKAKADYKKEVQDRNISEENEKPGEPKIAENVVDTPLSKMTGERSTEEAVIERFAPNTLDKIKMKSKRFGSAVGEEVCNSAKQGIKNLDKWVNNEEKQLLINVGAAVLVLVAFGAYTTYNLWSPSGKPKN